CTCTGATCGACTGGTACGGCTAGCAGCCAGGCTCCGGCCAGCACTATGTGACACCCTGATTACCGTGGGGAGCCAGGAGTTCCCTGCTCACAGCCTAGTGCTGGCAGGTGTGAGTCAGCAGCTGGGCCGCAGGGGTCGCTGGTCTCTGGTGAAAGGAATCAGCCCTTCCACTTTTGCACAGCTTCTGTACTTTGTTTATGGGGAGAACATAGAGCTGCAACCTGGGGAACTGGAGCCCCTTGAGGAGGCAGCCAGGGTCTTAGGGGTGCAGTCCCTGGAAGAGGCATGCAGGAGGGCTCGAAGGGACAGGGCTAGGGTGGAACTGAATCCAGGGTTGAAGGAACTTCAGGAGGAGCAAGAGAAACACACAAGGGATTCTGAGAGAGGAGTGAGGGGGCTTGGAGAACAGGGACCGGATAAGTTTCTTAGAGCTGGTGGGAAAGAACATGAGATGGCGCATGAGCACAGGACACCAAGAGAGAGCCCTGAGATGGCAGAGGCAATGCAGGAGGACCAGAAGGAACAGATCAGATCAGAGGAGAAACTCAACCAATTCCCTGTTGGCCACGCGGGAATAGATGGGAAGCAAGAAGTGATCATGTGGGTGAGGGAGAGTCCAGGGGGCTCTGAAGGAAGTCTGGGGGAGTTCCCtggctcccttcccccaccaggtTCCCTCCAAACCAGCATCACCCCTAGGCCCTGGTGGGCTGAGGCCCCTTGGTTGGGGGAGGGCCAGCCTGCTCTGTGGAGCATCCTGCTGTTGCCGCCCAGATATGGCACCCCCTTCTCCCATAGCACCCCAATCACTGCAGCCTGGCAAGAGGTCTGGCCTCAGAACCAGAGGTGAGTGAAGGGCCTAATGGAAGCCTGGCTGGGAGGGAATGGCTCAGGAGAGGCAGTGGTGATGGGTGGAAGGGTACCACATCTCTTATCTTTACTGTACATTTCCTGAGCTGGAGATAGAACCAGAAGCTCCCACCACAGGGGAAGCCAAAGCCCAGCCCTGGAGAACTTATTACACCTCCCCCTCCTGCAAGGGATTGGTCAGGATCCCAGGTTTTGCCAAGGCTGTAActctttcccaccccacccccaggatcCCACTGTCCCTGAACCTCCACaaagggctctggagccagaaccAGTTGGCCTCCTCCAGCCCTACCCCAGGTAAGCCCCTCACTGTCCCGCATGAACCCTGTAACATGGTCTCTGCTGGGGCTGGAACCGCAGGAGTCCAACCTGAGCAGGACCCCTACTTCACTATGCTCCCTCCAGGttccctcccccagggccccaCACAGCTCAGCCCTGAGACAGAAGAGTCTGATCAGAGGCACACAGGTGAGTATGGTGAGGGTGCTCTTGCCTCAGCCCCACTGTAGCATGATGTCTTGCCTGGGTGTTCCAGTGATCCGGCTCTGGgattcccagccctgccctccttcgccttctctgtccccacaggtgcaCTTGCAACCTGTGTGGGTCACAGGGGCACAGCAGGCCACCCATCACGCCAACATCCTCCCCTGGCTCCTCCTGCTCCGTCTAGGCCAAAGCCCTATTCTTGTTCTGTATGTGGAAAGAGGTTTTCACTCAAACATCAGATGGAAACACACTACCGAGTCCACACAGGTATGGGCGTCCGGCATGTGTAAATTGTCTGCTTCTCTCCGAGCACCGGTCTGCCCGCCCCTAAGTCCCTCTCTGTGTGCCAGGTTCTCGCACAACTCCCTTGCCCAGTCGTGCCAATCTACCCCTAGGCCAGCCTTCGCCCCCTTCTTTACTTCACCAGCCTTACCCTCTACCCTCCCTAGGAGAGAAGCCCTTCTCCTGTAGCCTCTGTCCCCAGCGCTCCCGAGACTTCTCTGCTATGACCAAGCACCTGCGGACACACGGGGCCGCACCCTACCGCTGCCCTCTGTGCAGCGCGGGGTGCTCCAGCCTGGCCTCCATGCAGGCGCACATGCGCGGCCACTCACCTAGCCAGCTCCCGCCCGGATGGACCATTCGTTCCACCTTCCTCTACTCCTCCTCCTCGAGGCCATCCCGGGCCTCGACCTCTCCCCTGTAGCCCCCCTTCCACCTGACGAGACGTCGGTAGTTTATTTGGCTTCAGccaaagaatgaaagaattaaatgatgAAAGACCAGCAGGCGGGCTGGCTAGGCTTCTGAACCGGCGCCGCGGCTTCAGCTGCCTAGCAAATTCGCCTCTATGAAGCGCCGCAGGAAGAGCGCTGAAAGCTCTTTCCCAGATGACCGCGGGCCGCAGAAGCCTAGGCCAGCGATCCCGTGTGGGGTCGGGGCCGTGAAGTTTGCACAAGTGCAGGTTAACTGTGTGGGGACTGTTGATTTCATCACCAAAATAAAGCGTTTCCTGTGCCTtcctcaggaaaagaaaagccgAGCCCAGACTTCAGTCTGTAGCGGGGGGTAGGGGTGCAGAGCCGCAGCCTGGCCGCTAGTCCTGTAGCGGCCCCTGGTGGCCCTGGGCCTGCTCTTCAGCGCGGCGGCCACCTTCTCCATCTCCCGGGCCTCCCTGTTCTCCCCCGGCGGTAGCGGGCCGCGAGGGCTGGGTGTCCAGGCAGACTTAGCAGCAAGCCCTGTGTGGGTGGGCTGTGAAAACCCAAGTTACTGTCCCTGCCACAGCAAGCAAAGGCGTGCGGAGTCTGAGTCTGGGGGCCCGGGGCTCGAGAGCAACTCGTGCTCCGCCCTGCTCTCGGTCACCCGCCTCCTCTCGTTGAGCAAAAGGGCCGCAGGGCCGCGGCTTCTGCGGCATTTTTCTTCCACGCCGTACGGAAAGGTGGCTGTGTGGGACCTCGAACTGAGACTAACCCTTGGCCGCCGCCCCTTGCCCAGCCCACACCTCCTGAAGTCGCGAACTCTATTACCCAGTGTCTCCGGGGTTCTCAGGATCCAAAGGCCCCCGCACACTGGGAGTGGTAGTTCATGCGGGCCGATGGCCTAGACAAGAACGATAGGAACAGTGTGGAGCGAGAATCACACCTCCCGGACGCCCGGGAGATGGCCTCCTTTCTGGGTCCAGCCCGGACCCCACAGCCCCAGCTCTCGCGGCCCTAGCTCACGGCGGAAGAAGCGAAGCGTCCGGACTACATTTCCCGGAGGCCCCTGCGCCTCACCCCTCTCCGGCCGCGACGCGAGGTCTATGCTTTTCAGGCGCGGTCTAGGGTGACGGCCGGCGGGCCTCGGACTCCCGCTCCCGTGGTGCCCCGCGCGTGACCAGCCCAGCCCCCGGCTCCCGCCAGCCCCGCGGCGGCGCTGCTTGTTGTCGTGAGCCGCAGCCGCCCCGCCCCtactttccctcccctcccccccggCCCTGCGCACGGGccgcccctccccctgcctccccggCCCCTCTCACGGTGCCaagatggcggcggcggcgggcggcggcAGTTGCCCGGGGCCTGGCTCCGCGCGGGGCCGCTTCCCGGGCCGTCCGCGGGGCtccggcgggggcgggggccgcGGCGGACGGGGCAGCGGAGCCGAGCGAGTGCGGGTAGCTCTGcggcgcggcggcggcgcggcgggGCCGGGCGGAGCCGAGCCCGGAGAGGACACGGCCCTGCTCCGTTTGCTGGGGCTCCGCCGGGGCCTGCGCCGACTCCGCCGCCTGTGGGCCGGCCCGCGCGTTCAGCGGGGTAGGGGCCGGGGCCGGGGTCGAGGCTGGGGCCCGAGCCGGGGCTGCGTGCCGGAGGAGGAGAGCAGTGACGGGGAATCCGACGATGAGGTGAGGCAGTCACAGGCGTCCCCAGCGCCGGGCGGGGCGGAGGCCGGGGGCTTCCAGGGGTCCGGGTGGCCCCGAGGAATGACGTGGGAAAGCGGGGTCCTCAGAGCCCCTGCGGAGGAAAAGGGCCCTGGAAATAGGCATGGGAGGTGGTAGGCTGCACGGAACTGTCGGTGGACGGGGCCTCTGCAAGTGGGTAGAGAAGCCCGAGCTGCAGCTGAGCACTTGGGCCCGAGGTGGGTCCTGCTGAAGTGTCCTGGGCTGATCCTTCTTGGTAGCTGGCAAAGCTAGGGCAGTGGAGGTTTGGGCCAGAAGGCTATGGGAACTGCATGCCCAGCCAGTGGTGGTTGACAGCAGCAGCGTGGCTTTAGTGGACTCAGACTAGGGCTCTCTGGGATCTTACCTGTAAGCTGCCCCGCCCAGCCTCATAACCTCTGACACAGCCCTGGTTTCACCAGTGCCCCATTTCCTCTTTTGACCTAAAGAGGAGAGAGGGTAGCATGGTGGAGGGCTTCCTCTTAGGGGCACAGGTTGAAGAGAAATGgaatgaaggcagagactggacACTCTGGCAGGTCTAAGCTCAGCTCTGGATTTATCCCCAGCCTGAGAAAAGGCAGGAAGGTGTGGGTTTGTAGCCACCTGAGGGTTCAGAGTGGATCTTAACGTGATAAACCATTTGATACACACCATGCTTGGGTGGCCCTATTTCCATCTTCATTCAGGAAGAAACTGCGGCCTGTGAGGGTGTACACAGAGGTcccactttttttcttctaaattggaGTATGAGAAAATCTGAGGGTAGTGCCTGCTGTGTGGCCTGAGAAGACCCCATTCTGTTTCCTCTGGGGCCAGCAGGCCACTGTTGGCGGTGCTGGTGTGGTCTGGCACAGGAGATGGGGTTTCAAAATATCCCGCGTTTCCATCCCTAAGGAGACCCTGTTTTCTACTCCCCTCACCTTCTagtcttttcagttcttttgtaaATAGGAAGGGGTGTATTACGGGGGAAGCTGGGGATATTCCTCGACACGAGTCTCAGGGGGAACTAGAGCTTTGGCACTGACTGCTGTTTCTCCCCTCCACCCTTGGTGCCCTAAATCAGGAGTTTCAGGGTTTTCATTCAGATGAAGATGTGGCCCCCAGTTCCCTGCGCTCTGCGCTCCGGTCCCAGCGAGGTGAGTGATGGGGAAACTATTTCTATAGCTTTATAGGAATGTTATTCTCACTCTTTATGTCAGCTCTTCCCTGTTCAATTAGAGTCTCTGTCAGTTACTGAGTATGTTCTGTGTTCAAAGCCCAAGCTAGGCTGGGCTGTGGGGGGAAACAGACAAGTAAGACTtagtccctgccctcctggagttcCTTCCTCAGTCCGCAAGGCTAGCTTGACCCATCTCCCCACACCTGTTCTCCTTTTAGGTCGAGCCCCCCGAGGTCGGGGCCGCAAGCATAAGATGACCCCCCTTCCACCTCCTCGCCTAGCCGATGTGGCTCCTACCCCTACAAAGACTCCTGCCCGGAAACGGGGTGAGGAGGGCACAGAACGGATGGTGCAGGCACTGACTGAACTTCTCCGGCGGGCCCAGGCACCCCCAGCCCCCCGAAGCCGGACATGTGAGCCCTCCACCCCCCGTCGGTCTCGGGGGCGGCCCCCAGGACGGCCAGCAGGCCCCTGCAGGAAGAAGCAACAAGCAGTAATGGTGGCAGAAGCGGCTGTGACAATCCCCAAACCTGAGCCTCCACCTCCTGTGGTTCCAGTAAAACACCGAACTGGCAGCTGGAAGTGCAAAGAGGGGCCTGGCCCAGGACCTGGGACCCCCAAGCGTGGAGGACAGTCTGGGCGAGGAGGCCGTGGAGGCAGGGGCCGAGGCCGAGGCGGCCTCCCCCTCGTGATCAAGTTTGTTTCAAAGGCCAAAAAAGTGAAGATGGGACGATTGTCCTTGGAACTTGAATCAGGTCAGGGTCAAGATCAACATGAGGAAAGCTGGCAGGATGCCCCCCAAGAAAGAGCTAGAGCTGGATCTGGACAGGGAGAGGGCCCCTGCTGGAGCAAGGAGCAGAagttggaggaggagggagaagcggagaaagaagaagagaaagacaaagaagagggggaagagaaggaagagagagttgTAGCTGAGGAAGAGATGATGCTAGCcgaggaaaaggaagagacaaagcTGCCCTCACCACCCCTGactcctccagctcctccccctcccccacctctcccatCCCCCTCAACGTCTCCTCCATCCCCATTTTGTCCTCCACCACCCTCAGtgacccctccacccccaccatcccctCCACCGCCTCCTGCCCCAGAGGAACAAGAAGAATCCGCACCTCCTGTGATCCCAGCTACATGCTCCAGGAAGAGGGGCCGGCCTCCCCTGACTCCCAGCCAACGGGCAGAGCGGGAAGCTGCTCGCGCAGGGCCAGAGGGCACCTCTCCTCCCACTCCAACTCCTAGCACCACCACAGGAGGCCCTCTGGAAGACAGCCCCACTGTGGCCCCCAAAAGCACCACATTCCTCAAGAATATCCGGCAGTTTATTATGCCTGTGGTGAGTGCCCGGTCCTCCCGTGTCATCAAGACACCCCGGCGATTTATGGATGAAGACCCCCCCAAGCCCCCAAAGGTGGAGGTCTCACCTACTCTGCGGCCTCCCATTGCCATCTCCCCACTCGCCCCCCAGGAACCAGCACCAGTCCCTTCTCCACCATGTGCTCCAACCCCCCTACCTACTCCAGTCCCACTCCCTGAAAAGAGACGGTCCATCCTAAGGGAGCCCACATTTCGCTGGACCTCGCTGACCCGGGaactgccccctcctccccctgcccctccgccagccccacctccaccccctgcccctgtccccccATCCAGGAGGCCCCTCCTCCTTCGGGCCCCTCAGTTTACCCCAAGTGAAGCCCACCTGAAGATCTATGAATCGGTGCTTACTACTCCTCCTCTTGGAGCCCCTGAAGCCCCTGAGCCAGAGCCGCCTCCCGCTGATGAATCTCCAGCTGAGCCTGAGCCACGGGCAGTGGGCCGCACCAACCACCTCAGCCTGCCTCGATTTGCCCCTGTGGTTGCCACCCCTGTTAAGGCCGAGGTGCCCCCACCTGGAATTCCAGCTCCGAGCAATGGGCAGCAACCTCAGGCTCAGCTGCAGCAGCCCCTGCAGGCCTTGCAaacccagctgctgccccaggcaCTACCACCACAACCGCCACAGTTACAACTGCAGCCACAACCCCCACCACAGCAGCCGCCACCACTGGAAAAGACCCGGATTGCAGACCTGGGTTCCTTACCACTGTCTGGTGTAGAGGAGAAAATGTTCAGTCTTCTCAAGAGAGCCAAGGTGCAGCTATTCAAGAttgaccagcagcagcagcagaaagtGGCGTCTTTGATGCCGGTAAGTATGGTGCCTCGGCCAGGCCCCCGCACCTAGTCATCCTGCCTCGATTCTCTGAAATCCTTTAAACTCCTGCCTCCCTAGACACCCTCCAGCATTGCAGGGAACCCTCAGAGCCAGTCCTTCCCCTGTACCCCAACTTCCTGGGTGTCCTGCCCTGGCCTCATCTTTCCTCACTTTTCCAGCCTCTGACCCTGTTTATTATTCCCCCACCAGCCAAGCCCTGGAGGGCAGATGGAGGAGGTCACGGGGACTGTCAAGCAGCTCTCAGATAGAGGTTCTGTCAGGTCTGAAGATGAATCGTTGGAAACTAAGAGAGAGAGACCATCGGTATGGAGTGGGAGGAGGGCCCTCTGAAGAAGGCTGGTTACAGGAACATAAGCAGCAACTCCCCACATGTATTACTGGTTTCTCCTCCCCCAGGGCCCTGAGTCCCCTGTGCAAGGCCCCCGAATC
The DNA window shown above is from Rhinolophus ferrumequinum isolate MPI-CBG mRhiFer1 chromosome 15, mRhiFer1_v1.p, whole genome shotgun sequence and carries:
- the ZBTB32 gene encoding zinc finger and BTB domain-containing protein 32 isoform X2; this translates as MALIDWIPLSLNLHKGLWSQNQLASSSPTPGSLPQGPTQLSPETEESDQRHTGALATCVGHRGTAGHPSRQHPPLAPPAPSRPKPYSCSVCGKRFSLKHQMETHYRVHTGEKPFSCSLCPQRSRDFSAMTKHLRTHGAAPYRCPLCSAGCSSLASMQAHMRGHSPSQLPPGWTIRSTFLYSSSSRPSRASTSPL
- the ZBTB32 gene encoding zinc finger and BTB domain-containing protein 32 isoform X1 gives rise to the protein MPVSPTRLPSPYGSDRLVRLAARLRPALCDTLITVGSQEFPAHSLVLAGVSQQLGRRGRWSLVKGISPSTFAQLLYFVYGENIELQPGELEPLEEAARVLGVQSLEEACRRARRDRARVELNPGLKELQEEQEKHTRDSERGVRGLGEQGPDKFLRAGGKEHEMAHEHRTPRESPEMAEAMQEDQKEQIRSEEKLNQFPVGHAGIDGKQEVIMWVRESPGGSEGSLGEFPGSLPPPGSLQTSITPRPWWAEAPWLGEGQPALWSILLLPPRYGTPFSHSTPITAAWQEVWPQNQRIPLSLNLHKGLWSQNQLASSSPTPGSLPQGPTQLSPETEESDQRHTGALATCVGHRGTAGHPSRQHPPLAPPAPSRPKPYSCSVCGKRFSLKHQMETHYRVHTGEKPFSCSLCPQRSRDFSAMTKHLRTHGAAPYRCPLCSAGCSSLASMQAHMRGHSPSQLPPGWTIRSTFLYSSSSRPSRASTSPL